From a region of the Pongo pygmaeus isolate AG05252 chromosome 5, NHGRI_mPonPyg2-v2.0_pri, whole genome shotgun sequence genome:
- the CALHM5 gene encoding calcium homeostasis modulator protein 5 has protein sequence MDAFQGILKFFLNQKTVIGYSFMALLTVGSERLFSVVAFKCPCSTENMTYGLVFLFAPAWVLLILGFFLNNRSWRLFTGCCVNPRKIFPRGHSCRFFYVLGQITLSSLVAPVMWLSVALLNGTFYECAMSGTRSSGLLELICKGKPKECWEELHKVSCGKTSMLPTVNEELKLSLQAQSQILGWCLICSASFFSLLTTCYARCRSKVSYLQLSFWKTYAQKEKEQLENTFLDYAKKLSERNLKCFFENKRPDPFPMPTFAAWEAASELHSFHQSQQHYSTLHRVVDNGLELSPEDDETTMVLVGTAHNM, from the exons ATGGATGCTTTTCAgggcattttaaaattcttccttaATCAGAAAACTGTTATTGGCTACAGCTTCATGGCTCTGCTGACCGTGGGAAGTGAGCGTCTCTTTTCTGTTGTGGCTTTTAAGTGCCCCTGCAGCACTGAGAATATGACCTATGGGCTGGTTTTCCTCTTTGCTCCTGCCTGGGTGTTACTGATCCTGGGATTCTTTCTGAACAATAGGTCGTGGAGACTCTTcacaggctgctgtgtgaatccCAGGAAAATCTTTCCCAGAGGCCACAGCTGCCGTTTCTTCTACGTCCTTGGCCAGATCACTCTGAGCTCATTGGTGGCTCCAGTGATGTGGCTTTCTGTGGCTCTGCTCAATGGAACCTTCTATGAATGTGCCATGAGCGGGACGAGAAGTTCAGGACTCCTGGAACTGATTTGCAAGGGTAAGCCCAAAGAGTGCTGGGAAGAACTTCACAAAGTATCTTGTGGCAAAACTAGCATGCTACCTACCGTCAATGAAGAACTGAAACTCTCCCTTCAGGCCCAGTCTCAG ATTCTAGGATGGTGCCTGATTTGTTCAGcatctttcttctctctgctcaCCACATGTTATGCTCGCTGCCGTTCTAAAGTTAGCTACCTTCAGCTGAGTTTTTGGAAGACATATGCACAAAAGGAGAAGGAGCAgttggaaaatacatttctggACTACGCCAAGAAGCTGAGCGAGAGGAACCTGAAATGTTTTTTTGAAAACAAGAGGCCAGATCCTTTTCCCATGCCTACAtttgctgcttgggaggctgctTCAGAGCTGCATTCTTTCCACCAAAGCCAGCAACACTACAGCACCCTCCACAGAGTGGTGGACAACGGTCTGGAACTTAGCCCTGAGGATGATGAGACGACAATGGTCCTTGTGGGTACTGCCCACAATATGTAG